TGCCTGACATGTAGTGTGGTAACAAGTTTATCCCCACAGTGCCTGACATGTAGTGTGGTAACAAGTTTATCCCCACAGTGCCTGACATGTAGTGTGTTACCAAGTTTATCCCCACAGTGCCTGACATGTAGTGTGGTACCAAGTTTATCCCCACAGTGCCTGACATGTAGTGTGGTACCAAGTTTATCCCCACAGTGCCTGACATGTAGTGTGGTACCAAGTTTATCCCCACAGTGCCTGACATGTAGTGTGGTACCAAGTTTATCCCCACAGTGCCTGACATGTAGTGTGGTACCAAGTTTATCCCCACAGTGCCTGACATGTAGTGTGGTACTAAGTTTATCCCCACAGTGCCTGACATGTAGTGTGGTACCAAGTTTATCCCCACAGTGCCTGACATGTAGTGTGGTACTAAGTTAATCCCCACAGTGCCTGACATGTAGTGTGGTACCAAGTTAATCCCCACAGTGCCTGACATGTAGTGTGGTACCAAGTTTATCCCCACAGTGCCTGACATGTAGTGTGGTAACAAGTTTATCCCCACAGTGCCTGACATGTAGTGTGGTACCAAGTTTATCCCCACAGTGCCTGACATGTAGTGTGGTACCAAGTTTATCCCCACAGTGCCTGACATGTAGTGTGGTACTAAGTTTATCCCCACAGTGCCTGACATGTAGTGTGGTACCAAGTTTACCCCAACAGTGCCTGACATGTAGTGTGGTAACAAGTTTATCCAAACAGTGCCTGACATGTAGTGTGGTACCAAGTTTATCCCCACAGTGCCTGACATGTAGTGTGGTACCAAGTTTACCCCAACAGTGCCTGACATGTAGTGTGGTACCAAGTTTATCCAAACAGTGCCTGACATGTAGTGTGGTACCAAGTTTATCCAAACAGTGCCTGACATGAAGTGTGGTACTAAGTTTATCCCCACAGTGCCTGACATGTAGTGTGGTACCAAGTTTATCCCCACAGTGCCTGACATGTAGTGTGGTACCAAGTTTATCCCCACAGTGCCTGACATGTAGTGTGGTACCAAGTTTATTCCCACAGTGCCTGACATGTAGTGTGGTACCAAGTTTATCCCCACAGTGCCTGACATGTAGTGTGGTACCAAGTTTATCCCCACAGTGCCTGACATGTAGTGTGGTACTAAGTTTATCCCCACAGTGCCTGACATGTAGTGTGGTACTAAGTTAATCCCCACAATGCCTGACATGTAGTGTGGTACCAAGTTTACCCCAACAGTGCCTGACATGTAGTGTGGTACCAAGTTTATCCCCACAGTGCCTGACATGTAGTGTGGTACCAAGTTTATCAACACAGTGCCTGACATGTAGTGTGGTACCAAGTTTATCCCCACAGTGCCTGACATGTAGTGTGGTACCAAGTTTATCCCCACAGTGCCTGACATGTAGTGTGGTACCAAGTTTATCCCCACAGTGCCTGACATGTAGTGTGGTACCAAGTTTATCCCCACAGTGCCTGACATGTAGTGTGGTACCAAGTTTATTCCCACAGTGCCTGACATGTAGTGTGGTAACAAGTTTATCCCCACAGTGCCTGACATGTAGTGTGGTAACAAGTTTATCCCCACAGTGCCTGACATGTAGTGTGGTACTAAGTTTATCCCCACAGTGCCTGACATGTAGTGTAGTACTAAGTTAATCCCCACAATGCCTGACATGTAGTGTGGTACCAAGTTTACCCCAACAGTGCCTGACATGTAGTGTGGTACCAAGTTTATCCCCACAGTGCCTGACATGTAGTGTGGTACCAAGTTTATCCCCACAGTGCCTGACATGTAGTGTGGTACCAAGTTTATCCCCACAGTGCCTGACATGTAGTGTGGTACCAAGTTTATCCCCACAGTGCCTGACATGTAGTGTGGTACCAAGTTTATCCCCACAGTGCCTGACATGTAGTGTGGTACTAAGTTTACCCCCACAGTGCCTGACATGTAGTGTGGTACCAAGTTTATCCCCACAGTACCTGACATGTAGTGTGGCACCAAGTTTATCCCAACAGTGCCTGACATGTAGTGTGGTACTAAGTTTACCCCCACAGTGCCTGACATGTAGTGTGGTACCAAGTTTATCCAAACAGTGCCTGACATAGTGGGGTACCAAGTTTATCCCCACAGTACCTGACATGTAGTGTGGTACCAAGTTTACCCCAACAGTGCCTGACATGTAGTGTGGTACCAAGTTTATCCCAACAGTGCCTGACATGTAGTGTGGTACCAAGTTAATCCCCACAGTGCCTGACATGTAGTGTGGTACCAAGTTTATCCCCACAGTGCCTGACATGTAGTGTGGTACCAAGTTTATCCCCACAGTGCCTGACATGTAGTGTGGTAACAAGTTTATCCCCACAGTGCCTGACATGTAGTGTGGTAACAAGTTTACCCCCACAGTGCCTGACATGTAGTGTGGTACCAAGTTTATCCAAACAGTGCCTGACATGTAGTGTGGTAACAAGTTTATCCCCACAGTGCCTGACATGTAGTGTGGTACCAAGTTTATCCCCACAGTGCCTGACATGTAGTGTGGTACCAAGTTTATCCCCACAGTGCCTGACATGTAGTGTGGTACCAAGTTTATCCAAACAGTGCCTGACATGTAGTGTGGTACCAAGTTTATCCAAACAGTGCCTGACATGTAGTGTGGTACCAAGTTAATCCCCACAATGCCTGACATGTAGTGTAGTACCAAGTTTATCCCCACAGTGCCTGACATGTAGTGTGGTACTAAGTTTATCCCCACAGTGCCTGACATGTAGTGTGGTACCAAGTTTATCCCCACAGTGCCTGACATGTAGTGTGGTACCAAGTTTATCCCCACAGTGCCTGACATGTAGTGTGGTACCAAGTTTATCCCCACAGTGCCTGACATGTAGTGTGGTACCAAGTTTATCCCCACAGTGCCTGACATGTAGTGTGGTAACAAGTTTATCCCCACAGTGCCTGACATGTAGTGTGGTACCAAGTTTATCCCCACAGTGCCTGACATGTAGTGTGGTACCAAGTTTATCCCCACAGTGCCTGACATGTAGTGTGGTAACAAGTTTATCCCCACAGTGCCTGACATGTAGTGTGGTAACAAGTTTATCCCCACAGTGCCTGACATGTAGTGTGGTAACAAGTTTATCCCCACAGTGCCTGACATGTAGTGTGGTAACAACCCCATCCCAACTACAAAGTAGTATTAATTTCAAATCATGTCCAATAAAAATCATTAGCAGggtaataaaacaagaaacaattataaatggttcataattaacattttcttacAATACAgatcttgatttttttatacagcGCCAGTaacataatgaaaacaattgcaATTTAATAGCCTTTTTACATTAAAACGACAGAGTAATAAGAgtatatgtattatacatttatattgagATAATTGTTAATtcagatatttttaaaacacaacagTAAAGTAACATTTTTCCAAATCTTTTGTCATTTGGTGTTAATGGATAGCAACTCAatagcaaaaaataataaatatcttgTAATTCTGAATGTATCACAGATCAACATTTTGAATATCACCATACATAGAACtgtttaaatgaacattaaCACATACTTATTATAAGGATAAGTTAGAAAGTAAATATGCATagttaatgaattaaaacaaaaccgTATGTGTTTGTAGAAAAGTATTGAACTAATGACTTCAGAGTCAAAATAGGGGACACACTGGTGAAAGGCAGGCAacctaccaagtttcatgaccCTATTTCAAAGTTTACCTTTAGTATTTTAAGACAAGGTTTGATCTACTGACTGACCATCGGAGAGACAGACATTTCAAAGTTAAATCTTCCTCCTTTTTAAAGTGGACATAATGCAATCACTTGACTGTATTactcaaacattttacttaaaaagggtattgcacaaaaaataagaaagctTCACTTATTTCTAGATGTCACATGACCAGAGACGTGCAAGAATACCGTGTATTAAACAACCTTAGCTATTCACGCGAGCACCACAAGGGAATGCCAaattttgtctatttttatcAGTTGACCAATTAAGAAAACTCAATAAATACTTGTGCAAAAGCGACttaatatatgtacacataaaatgcacatataatgaaaatggacagtttttatAACCATGCTCGAGTCGGTTTCCTGTGTTCAAACAagaactggtgtccattttgagaggccatgaggaAATCCCCTGGTGGTGATGTAACCCGCGACATTTTGAGAGTCATACATCTATACAATATCACCCTCCAATTATGTGCATTACATCTGTGACAGTTTGTGAGTCAAAATCCACATTGAAGCATTTtttcacaacaacaactacaacccCATTATCATGACACTCAGTCTATGGTATTATCTCTTACTTTCTATCCCCATTATCATGACACTCAGTCTATGGTATTATCTTTTACATTCTATCCCCATTATCATGACACTCAGTCTATGGTATTATCTCTTACTTTCTATCCCCATTATCATGACACTCAGTCTATGGTATTATCTCTTACTTTCTATCCCCATTATAATGACACTCAGTCTATGGTATTATCTCTTACGTTCTATCCCCATTATCATGACACTCAGTCTATGGTATTATCTCTTACTTTCTATCCCCATTATCATGACACTCAGTCTATGGTATTATCTCTTACTTTTTATCCCCATTATCATGACACTCAGTCTATGGTATTATCTCTTACTTTCTATCCCCATTATCATGACACTCAGTCTATGGTATTATCTCTTACTTTCTATCATAGAAAATCAGATAAATTAAAAGAAGACAACAGCATCTGTGTGGTTATTTAACTTTCAAAAAGGTTGTTATTAAGATTGTTTCGTATATCAAAAGCCTTAGTGCAACAAAACTCTAagcatataaatataattatcaaaaatatcaattatgtacaaagaaaacataaaactaTTGCACGATTTTTGACTTTTAAAAATTCATTGcaatgtgaaaaatattaaactcaAAGAATCGGAAAATATCCAACATCTAAGACaacatcattttctttattCAAACGCCGGCTAAAggtttatataaagtttaatgtcatttaaaaaaaatcaaatttagtATGAAGCAGTAATCACTGTTTAGATTAAATTAAGAGTATTGACaattatcaataatacaattttgttttctaattCGCCTTAAGGAAATACCACTCAAAAGTTTGAATCAATGACATCTTGGGTGCAAGGCGGAGATGTACATTCCTTAACCTAGTTGAGGAATATTGTCTTGAGTATTTTGTTCCTTCTGTGTGGaatgttttcttcttttgaaGGTCTGGTAGCTCATTGCGCAGAGACGTTAATTTCATGGATATCAATTTTGCCCCGTAGTAAATCGACCTTGACCTTGTATCGCGCCAAATCTTTACGTGTAACCATACCTAAAACCTATAACAGAGGAATGTACGAAACCTCAAATAATTTTCCTTAAGATATTGATAAATTCACATCTTGTAACAGACAAATGATAATGTAACTCACcatgtttttatcattgatGACGACTACATGCCGAAGACCGAGAGCCCTGAACAGTCGGAAGATTCCGGGAAGGGACGCacactgaaaaacaacaacaaaacaatgtaGAGGTCTTCTGGCACACTAATTATTGAGGGTATTGTATTGTTCCATTTCTAATGTATTATTCTTGGCATTTATCCACTATATACACTGagaaaaaggaaaatataacaaatctgAAATCATCTTACCGAACATGACGTATCAAGTATACATAAAGCAAATTTCGTTACATATTTTGCTTGAAACAAGCTACGGtgagtttttatcaattttagcaaataagtttaataaatttcatttcgAGGGACcacaaatgaaatattcaattgaTATCATAAATACGAATCTgatgatttataataattattttatgattgtgacgtcatttttcATACAAACCAAGATAACCTAATGATGGCATAACTTTATTGAGTCTATTGCAGGTCTCAGAAATAAGAGCTTGACATTGAAGCAGGCCCTTAAAAATCTTACATCTCGTATGGTATGGCTCGCCGGATTCATGAAGGGAACTAGATCTATGGTAAAGTCTCTCTCATGGGGCGAAATGTGGATTTGCTGAAACACATAGAAATACATTTAGGTGTTACTGTACACTGTACGCCAGTTGCATATTCACCCATAGTGAACAGCTATATATACACAACTTTTTGTTGTAATTCAATACCAGCCCTTTGCAACTGTCTTGGGTGATATTAAACGATCCATCTTTCGGGAAATGCCTTTAAGTAACTGTAACATCACATTGTATACATTTTCATCCATATAAATAACCCAGGGACAATAATTACAGATTAAAGTCTCAGTTCAGACTGCAAATCTTCTTTTCATTGTGACTTTCCTTCTAGTTGGGATTTGATGATAGATCTGCGGGATTCtttaaaaactatataaaactatacaactgttaacatttattttatttgaaatgaaaaatatgaagataaatgttttgttattttataaaagtgcTTTTCAGAATCTTCATTGCTTCTAACTCCTTTCTTTAGTTAACTGATTTACTattaaattttactttaaatgacTAATCCACCGATGATAACAAGGCTTTGATATTTCATGGACTGTTTTCTAAATtctaaacagaaaaaaaacaactaaaaatataattatgcagaagtattatttcacaatttttcCTTTGAAACGATACCTGTATTGGTGGAAATCGAGGGTATGCGTCTCTGAAATCAGAGGACTTTAATTGgtccatttttctttttatatccgtattttcttggaaaatctgaaaataacaatgcttaTTAACTCAAAGCTGCAGCTTTCATTCACAGCTTGGTTGTGAAAATGGTATAATAAATCAGTCAGGATTAAATTTGATCATATTACTTCAACAAAAATGGAGTAAGTGTATATTAGCATTAATTGTGATTCAGTTATTGATTCCTCCTCCTTCCATTTTCTGCGAAATGAGAAAAccaaatgatataaaacataaaattatcatatttcAAGAATAACACATAAAATGCAATTAGATACTGAAGAAAATATGGTTCTCAAAAGTTACAATTTCCGTTGAGCAGatatattttacttcaaaatctCATTTCCATGGACGAGCAATTCAATACCAGTTCACTTAATTAAAAATTTCATTGCCACGCTTATAGATTATCAAACTGAAATGCCCTCCTGTTGTTGGGTTTCATGTGGAAAAGGGGCAAAACTCAGTAATCttagtcagagttatgggccttgagtGACATGGATCAAACTGACATGCTCTTCTGATGTTagttttcagttaaaaaaggGCAATACCCAGTAATCATAGTCCAAGTTATGGGCCTTGAGTGATGTTCAATCTGAAACGTTCTTCTATTGTTAGCTTTTAGTTGAAAAAAGGGGCAATACCCAGTAATCAATGtcagagtaatgggccttgctgtacatgtgcatattgtctctggtaacatgtgtaaACTCTTTTAAATTTCATGATCGGAACAAAGAGAGCATATGATTTcagtacagataaaaatattggCTTATTTAACTTGGAAATATATGGCCACGTAGCtcttgattaaaaaaaacacaaacccaaaacatttataacgccaattttttataaaggctattttttataataatgcattacaatTAATATGTTTCTTTCGTACATCTATCAAGTGTAAACTAATAGTTTGCCCCTTgttgaatatcttgaaaattTCTCGAGTTATGGTCAAGTTTTGAGATTTTGAATGCCATTGACAGTGACATCAAGGCTATGGCaaactttttttctcaaaaaatcagacaaactttaattaaaacttactttcagttttaaaagaacaattagCTGAGATCTAAGTATAACACCCTGGTATCTTCCAAATGTCTGCACTTCTTCCTGAAATAAGATGAATGAAATGTGCAAACATGAAGTTAGAAAGTAATTGTGttgatgatttttaaaatatgactttACCACAAAAAACATGCAGACTGATGCCATTGTTACAGGTTATTTAGTCttaaaacttatttcatttttcccAAGGCAAAATCTGTTCACTTTTCACAAaaagagatgtttgttttaaaaattgaaaactgtCTAAGATGTTCCTTTTCACAAAAGATAAGTTGGTCTTGGAAATTGAACTGTCCAAGATGTCTCTTTTCACAAAAGGTAAGTTGGTCTTGGAAAGTGAACTGTACATGATGTcactttttacaaaaataaaggtCTTGGAAATTGAACTGTCCAAGATGTCTATTTTCACAAAAGGTAAGTTGGTCTTGAAAAGAGTACTGTACAAGATGTCTTTTTTTCGCAAAAAGTAAGTTGGATTTGGATATTGAACTTCTCAAGATGCCTAATTTTCATGAATACTTAAGCCATATAGCAGTGAGTAACTGCTTTCGCATTATTTGCAACATTTAACAATGCAAAGCAGTGCAAATGATGCAGCACAtacaaaatttgataaaaagacttgacaataaatgttttttgtgaaaagaaaaGTTTTACATGAGCAACTTCTTAGGGTATGTTTCACAGATGACTTTGCAAGCTCACACTTGTTCATTCATACTTGACCTTCGTACTGAACGAACgcacaaaaaatgataatcaaacCATAGTAATGTGCATTTTAATTGCAACAAGAACATCGGAGGCATTCTTCAACGCTCGTCTGTTTAAGTTGTTTTAAGTCCATATGGGGCATACGCTGACAGGTGATACAGTTATGTGTGTTACCAATTTTCAGTAATGGCCAAGGTTTATTATTTTGCACAATGAGGTAAACGAGGACATCATGGCTATCATCTtacctcaactttttttcttacaaaacatGGTTACTACTCAGATGTAAAGTGAATATAGAATCATCTATTCTCAACTACAGTCACATATAATGTTAGAGTACTCATGAACCTCAGATGTATATTCTACATCACTGCTGGGGTCATAATCCTCAACGACCGGGAAGCCATTGTGTGCCTCCTTCTTCAGAATGTCCACAATCCGTCCAACCTTCTCCTTCGTACGGAACACGATCGTGGGATGGCTCATTACCTCCCTTGAGGAAAAAATACACAGTTTAATTATGTCCCTTGGATGCTagattattattcaatatagatttattaatataaattttgtattattaactAAAGAAAATAATTCACAGAACTATGAAGAAGCAAATTAGTAGAGAAAAACTTCATTAGTAATGATAAGGGAACGGTCATAAAAATCACTTAAGACAGTGGATGATGCCGTTTTGACAGAAATACTGAGAATGCAGCCATGGAGGTCGGTCTATGTAATTTTTTGAAACTCCTAGTGGTGCAAAAATTGAATTTTGTACACACGACTTAAACACTTATGGCATCACATACTgacttaaaacattttagtaaCCATGTGGGCCCAAATCGCGTACATGAAGTCcccctttatttcattttgccaAACCAAGATTTGGAACAAATTTAGCAAAATTCAATTAGCAAAACACAATAGCTGTTACACAGTCTTATTAAACTCTATATGAACTATTTTGTTAGCAGCTCTAACACATTAATCACCACATTAGCAATATTTAGATAAGTCACTGCACATCTTTAAGGATAAAAGCTGATCAATGTCTTACCCTCAACTGAAAAGAAGACAATAACATtgaaattgtttacaaactgatttatttacaatgtacatcaatgaatgcattgaaatttaagcTGAGGTCTAGCATAGTTGGCagaatcagtcagagatggggaaattgtttttttaatgtaattattatcatttatttttacaagttGTTCAAAGGGTGAAAACAGTTTTGGAGACCATCTTATTATGCATATACCCATACATTAAACAGTTATTTCACCATCTCTCACTGTGTGCCCAAGATGTTTATCATACACCGAGCAACTAACGTGTAAGTACTAACTTAATGAAGTAATGTTACAGAACACAACAGACTGATTCTTTTACTATATCAAGATTGTTTTTAGcactaatttaaataaatataggtGAACCGAAAACAGAATTTCAccaatttctaaaatattttaaatttctgaCTGAAACTCGTTCTCAAATGACtaactatacatgtatgtttacccTGCGGATATATTGGCGGACATTAGTGGTGGCTCCCAGCCCAGTATGGGTACACCCTGAAGGTGGATGTGGGAGTCGTAGATGCCCTGAAAGTATAACACATACACACAGTATAACTCTCTGAAGATCAGCAGACACAGTTACCACCACTGCCATGTTTTTCGTTCTCAATAGTTGAGAAAATCAAAATTGCTCTTACTGATGGTGCTATTACAAAGTCGGAAATGGTTTTAGAACTTTGTAAACAGTGCATTAACGCTGGTAGCAATATGGTGCACATATataagaaacaacaacaacgtagCGTGTTGTATAAATAAAGTCTTCATATTCGTGAAGTATGACATACTACACGAAAACTGTCGGTCTGACAGACATGACTACAAATCTTGAACTGGTCTGACAAATGCTGAACAGAAATAAGTCCGACACTATCAGGATTTTAGACATATCATGTGTTTCCATTGGTCCCTTTTGATAGTGGCCATAGAATAACAATTGCTATGCTTGAAGCATGCTGCTAGTTGTTCACTCAACAAACATGTCCTAGTTACAATTTTATAAAGGAGATgaattaaacaatgattttacttttattacatcTTATTCAATATGCCAGATTCTCTTTTGGTCtgacatacttttttgtcttgtCAGACCAAATGTCTGACA
Above is a genomic segment from Mya arenaria isolate MELC-2E11 chromosome 2, ASM2691426v1 containing:
- the LOC128243347 gene encoding H(+)/Cl(-) exchange transporter 7-like, which translates into the protein MSHPTIVFRTKEKVGRIVDILKKEAHNGFPVVEDYDPSSDVEYTSEEEVQTFGRYQGVILRSQLIVLLKLKIFQENTDIKRKMDQLKSSDFRDAYPRFPPIQQIHISPHERDFTIDLVPFMNPASHTIRDCASLPGIFRLFRALGLRHVVVINDKNMVLGMVTRKDLARYKVKVDLLRGKIDIHEINVSAQ